The Zingiber officinale cultivar Zhangliang chromosome 2A, Zo_v1.1, whole genome shotgun sequence genomic sequence GTGACTTTGCAGTGTCTGGTCCCACTATTGGACTGCTTTCTTTTCAGACTACCCGAACCAACTTTCACTTCCTAAGAAAACATTTGTACATATTTTCTTTTTTACATGAACAATCTTTGTTAGTGAATTGTATTCCTTAAGCTGCTTATTGAATTTGTTATGATAATTATACAGATGAGACCCGCGGATGAAAGGGAAGGTTTTGCAATGGAGATGGAGACAATTGCTAGTTCATCATCACCGTCCACAAAGATTGTCTCATCTGAGTTACTTCATAGTAGGTCTCTTTTGAATGTTGCCTATTCGAGGATCCCCTGGGGAATACTCAAAGGAATTTCAAAGAGCATTAAAGTTGTCATTTTCAGTGCAAAAATTAATATTCTACTACCATTTGGACCTCTGTCAATCATTCTCCACTTTCTTACTAAAAATCATGTAAGTCAAAGTTGAAACAGTATGTACCTGATACTTCTGTTTACTTTTTGACTTTTTGTTTCTGTCCTATGCAATTCTTGACAAGCTTATGTTGAACTAACAGTCAACTATAGGATTACCATTTCGACAAAATGAATGTCATTTCTGATTATTCTCTTCTGCTCGTTTCAGGGGTTAGTTTTCTTCTTCAATTTGGTAGGTATTATTCCTTTAGCTGAACGTTTAGGATATGCAACAGAGTAAGTTAATCCGTATTTATAATATTGTTTCCTATCTTCAATTTATTCTGAATATTTCTATTTTTCAGGCAACTTGCTACTTACACTGGTCATACAGGTGAGCTGATCTAATTATATGTTATCCAGCCATCAAATATGTTCCAGTTTCTCTATAAATGACTTTTTGGGCCGGATGGATGTATCACGTTAACTGTTCTTTTGCTTTGAAATTGCAGTTGGTGGATTGCTGAACGCAACCTTTGGTAATGCAACTGAAATGATAATAGCAATATATGCATTAAAAAGTGGAATGATCCGTGTTGTACAACAATCACTCTTGGGCTCTATTTTATCAAATATGCTACTAGTTCTTGGTTGTGCTTTTTTTGCCGGTGGGGTTGTTCACAACAAAAAAGATCAATTCTTCAATAAGGTATCTTTTGGTTGAGAATGTTTGCATTTTGCAAAATTAGGATGGTTGCAGTATGATAGCTGACACATGTTATACCAAATCCACCTAGGCTGCTGCTGTTGTGAATTCGGGGTTGCTGTTGATGGCTGTTATGGGTTTAACATTTCCTGCTGTCCTCCACTTTACAAGATCAGAGGTGCACTATGGAAAGTCAGAGGTTGCCCTTTCAAGGTTTAGCAGTGGCGTTATGCTTGTGGCATATGCTAGTTACCTTTTTTTCCAACTCAGGAGTCATCAAAACAGTTACCATCCAATTTCAGATGTGAGTTACTAGGCAACATAAATGATCGCACAGCTAACTTATTATTTTGTTTGTCATATTTGCCCCTGATTGATGTGTAGGACAATGAATAATTGATCTTACACCAGTAGTAAGCCTATGAATTCTGCATCCGTGTCATATGCTTCTCCTGACTGGTGTAGAAACAACTGCTATTTGACAAAGAAACAATGTTTTGTAGTTTTAAAGTACAAGAGGGAGCTCAATCCAACAAAAAATGCCAAGGTCCTTAGGTGGGGACTTCTATAGTGGGGGGCTTCTGGCATTTAAGCACAATTTAAGATCCCTCATTTGGAGATTTGAGATTAAGGGTCAAATTTCCTTTGGCAGAAGGAAAAATATCTGTGGAAAAACTTCCTCAAGCACTATTTCCTATTGTTTCCTTCATTGGAAATAACCGGATGGAAGAAAGCAACTAGGGAAATGTTATCTTATTTTCACCTATTTTGTTTCCACCTAAATTGTATATCTGCTTTATTGTGGATCcaaatcttttgtagatatttaTTTTCGAACATTTGTGTGTTTTTGAGATATGAATAttaggaaattatttttttttctccttttttcccACTCAACGAATCACAAAGGAAATCTTTTCCAGTCCATTTCCTCCTACTTCTTTTCCCAAACTATTTTTTCCCTGTAGTAAGCTGATTATCAGAAGTGAAGTTCTGCACGCATACTATCTTTAATAAATATATTCAACTCTTCCATGCTTTCCTGTCCTGATTTACCACAAATCTCATGCCCCCTTTTTGTTCCGTATTATTTTGTAACTTAAAATGGTAATTGTGTCTTTGATCTCTTTCTGTGTTTTTTTAGAGCAAAGGGTCAAATGAGATTTTATGTTACCAACTAATGGCACATGTCTTCTTGTTTGCTTCATTCTTTTTTTACTTGACTTATGCACTTTATGTTATTTTAATTATAAAGTAGTGTTATATCTTCTAGGAAGAGGGGCATATTGAGGACTCTGATGAAGATGAACCTCCAGAGTTGAGCCAATGGGAATCAATATCATGGCTTGCAGTTTTGACACTTTGGATTTCCATTCTTTCTGAGTACCTTGTTGATGTCATAGAGGTATACTAATCTCTTATTCATTATATTGAACATTTTTTTTTCCTCTGAAAGTATTTTGTTCTGGCTGTGTTTTCTGTAATATTGTGTAAATGTGTAACTGCACAATGCATGAGGTCAAACAGTCCTTGATTGGCTGTGTGGCTCTTAGCCACACTTCTGTGGTTGGTAATTGATAACTTCCTGTGCGAATGTTTCACCTTGTGGATTATCCAAGTGTAAAAATTTCCCATACAAATGCTACGCACGCTGTTGTATCTTGCAACAAATTAACTGCCATGTGTTGGTGGTCATTTTAACCATATGAGATGATGAATTTCCTATTCTTTCAAAACTATTTGAAATACCAAAAGCAAGGGATTTGGTCAAGGCCTAAGATCTAGTTCTGGTGTTGGGTTTGGGTGGCACGTCAGAGTGAGATTTGGCATATTGATGCTTTCACTAAGATCCACATGTTTTGACTGATTTTAGTATTGGTGCACTGAAGGGATCGATGATGAgggggaaaaaaaaatgaaaaatcttGATTCTGTCATGTAACTGTTACTGATTTGCCTTCTTGTGCAAATCCCTAGTAACAAGTAAATCCTAGTTTAATATGAGGGCAAAACAAAAAATCTTGATTCTATCATGTAACCATTACTGATTCCTTCTTTTGTACCAATCTGTAGTAAAAAATGAATCCTAGTCTTGATGGACTTTAGTATTGACACACTGGAGGTAATGATGAGGATAAACTAAAGGGCTTGATATGAATAGCTATCATGTAAGGATTACTGATTTACCTTGCTGCGCTGTGTCATTCCCTAGTTTAATGTGTTTCTGCAAGTTGTGGAGTTCTAATCTACAGTATTTGGTGAAAAACTATTGTTTGTTAATTATTCCGCATTTTAAATGTTGTAAGATTTGCCAAATTTCATATGGCAAAAATTATACTAACTTTATTATCTTCCTATCTGCTATTATTGTTTAGGGAGCTTCAGATGCATTGAACCTTCCACTGGCCTTTATCAGTGTCATTTTACTTCCTATTGTTGGAAATGCTGCTGAACACGCTAGTGCAATTATGTTTGCCATGAAGGATAAGCTTGTAAATCTGGAGAACATTGATTAATGTTGATTTCCTTATGCCACATGCAATCAGGTTATTGTTTTCTTCTCTCTTGTAGGATATTTCTCTGGGAGTTGCCATTGGATCATCAACTCAAATATCCATGTTTGTGGTAATGCTTCGACAACCTATCTATTTGCATTTGTTCCTTTAGTTATTTTATTACAAGGGCATATGTTAGCCAATTATCCATATATTAGAGTCCCATGTAATTATCACGAATTTTATTGCAACATCCACGAGAGCAATTCTCCTGAAAATCTTGACAAAACAACATTCATCCAAAATAATCATTTATGTACTTTAATAAATCAATCTCACTTTTCTATCAGTTGATTCCAAATGGAATAGCACAAATTGTCTGATAAAAGTTGTAGCTGCAGGCTTTGCAGTAAGATTTGAGAAGTATGGAAAAGTTTCAAGTCTAATATGCTATAATTTTTGCACTATGGTCTTAAAACTCTCTAAACTTCCCATGTTCAGAGTCAAAAGTAAAACATTTTTATAGTTTCACACCAATAACAGATTTCTAATTCAAGTACTTCTGGACCTCTACACTCCAGTTACCTGCCTGTGGTTTCCAATTAGACATTCATGTTTTCTCCTTTTATACTATATTACTGATGTGGATTACCATCTTGTTTGTGGTGGCAATTGCAGATTCCTTTCACTGTGGTTGTTGGTTGGGTTATGGGGACACAGATGGACCTAAATTTTCAGTTATTTGAGACTGCAACTCTTTTTATAACAGTGTTGGTTGTGGCATTTATGCTACAGGTTGGTTCTCAAATCAAGCATATTTTTTATTCAAGTTGTGTAGATGCGGCGTTAACttttcttatatatttttatgcaatcctTGCACTGATTAAATATCTTTCACTGCCAAACATTCAGTACATATATGCATCTTCTTGCACTGTGCTAAGATtctgaaaaaaattctaagtaggaAGAGTTTAAGACTCCTACTTTGTATATTTGTTATGCATCTATTTTTTGCAATCCTTGCACCGAGAAAATGTCTTTCACTGCCATAGTTTCAGTAGTCAATATATGCTTCTTCTCGCACTTTGTGTCGAGACTTGTAATTGGTAATATTTTCTGACCTTGCTGTGAGTTCAATATACCAATTTTAGGTCCGTTAATGCTTGTTTTGCTTTTTCAGGAGGGCACGGCAAACTATTTCAAAGGTTTAATGTTGATACTCTGCTACTTCATTGTCGCTGCTAGCTTCTATTTCCACACTGATCCAACAGAAAGTAAGTGAAAGGAAGCTCGACATATGCTTCATATAAcacttttttttgtttgttttgcaagaattgaaaataataataatattattatttgataCTAAAAGGAATAGTGCAACCTTATATAGGACTCCAACTTTGACTAACTAGTAATGTGGGTCTACATTATTGAATTCAACACTGACCCTAGGCACAGAGTATGAGAAACAGTTGTATACAGAAAATGTTGGAAAACTGGTGTGCATGAGAAATTAAATGTAGATCGTTGGATTAAGATGAACAAATCTGGCTCGACCCAATCACAACATTGATTTCAAAATGGAAGGCATCCAAATGCAGAGGCATTGTGTTCCTTAGGAAGGGATGCAATTTAGATCATCCAATTCAAGttggatggatgagatctaattgaaccaagaggtttTTTTGTCCCTTCATTTGAAATAAATAAGATCCCTCACATTCCCATTTCATTCCATTTCAAAGCAAAACAAGTATTGCATTCCATAGTTACATTTGGAGAGCTCGAGAAGCTTCTTCGATTTGTAGTGCTACTATTGCAAGATAAAGTCGTATCTTTGGAGATTGCCATGTCTGTGAGCACCGTGTGCAGGGCACATTCGTCTTAAAGAAATAGAGTCCAACTCTAACCTCGACTTTGCCAGAGTGGTGTTATATCATTATTTGCTCGCGTTCAAATTGCACCACCACCAGATGCAACAAGTTTAAGATGAATTTCCTTGCAATCATGATGGATTCATCATCGACGACTCTTCCACCAACGCATGGCCAGAAATTGGGAAATTTATAGGTACTGATTTCAAGAAGTGGCAGCAACAGATGTTGTTCTACCTAACAACGTTGAATCTTGCGAGGTTCTTATGTGAAGATGCCCCTTCCATATTTCAAGGTGAGACTCATAAAGAAAAAAGGACGACATATGATACTTGAGGATATAGTGACTTTTTATGTCGAAATTATATCCTCAATGGCTTGGACAATACATTATATAATATGTATATTCCAATGACAACTGCAAAGAAATTATGGGAATCTTTTGAAAAGAAGTACAAAATAGAAGATGCCGAACTAAAGAAATTTATTGTCGGCAAATTCTTAGACGTCAAAATAATCGATTTCAAAATCGTATAACTCAAGCTCAAGAGTTGCAATTGATCCTACATAGTCTGCATGCCGAGGGCATGACAATGAATGAGTCCTTTCAAGTTGCTGCGATAATCGAGAAACTCTCATCTTTGTGGAGggaatttaaaaattgtttaaagcaCAAGCGAAAGGAGATGAGACTTGAGGATAAGACTGTGGATTGAAGAAGATAATCGCAAGCAAACAGAATCAACAAAAATACATATATTTGCAAAGGCAAATCTAATGGAACTAAACACGGGCAAGAAGAGAAATTATCCCGACAAAGGGCAGAGCCAAGGGAGGGCTAAGAAGTTCCAAGAAATATATCACAATTGTGGCAAACCGAATTACAAGGCCAAAGACTATCGATTTTCAAAGAAAGTCACTCAAGTGCACATGATTGAAGATAAGTTAGTGCCACTGGACATGTCAGCATTAGACCCGACTGTCGTTGTATTTAaagccaacttggtggacaaTAGAAGACACTTGTGGGTCAATACTTGTGCTATACGACACATTTGCTCTGACAAGGCTTAACTTTCAACTTATGCCCAAATTAATGGGAGAAAATTAATCATGGACAATTCTGCAACTTTCAATATTGTTGGTGTCTTGGCAAGGTGGTATTGAAGATGATATCAGGCAAAGAAGTGACACAAATTGATATACTTCATGTTCCAAAATTTAGAAGAATTTAGTGTCAAGTTGACTCTTGTCAAAGCTGATTTTAGGCTAGTGTTTGAGTCAAATAAATATGTATCGACAAAAAATGGTCAATTTATGGGAAGAGGGTTCATGGAGaacaatttattcaaaatgaatgtaATGGTTGTACACCGTGATTTCAATgacaataaaattataaattttgcttatttgattgagtgttcTAATTTATGACATGTTAAACTTACACATGTAAATTATAGCACTTTGTGATGACTTGTGAATTTAAATTTATTGCTAATATTTAATATTGATCCAACATCTAAATGTGAAATAAATGTTGAAGCGAAAATGTTAAGGTTATCTTTCCATTTAGTGGAAAGAAGAACGATCCTTCTATAGTTAATTCACAATGACATGTGATTTAAAATTCATGCAAGCTTGAGGAGACAAAAAGTActttattacttttattgatgACTGCACTATATATTGTTTTGTGTATCTATTGAATGGCACAAATGAAGTCTTGAAgcattaaaaaattataagaatgaagttgagaatcaaattgGTTAACGAATTAAAAGAATTCAAAGTAATCTAGGAGGagaattgttggtgcagtgagcaccagatgatcgaacttgagttttgattatggtaaaaggttcaaagttaagctgtggtgttatctaacaaggttcatggagcttgcaggaaagtcctaagtgatgcttagacaaaagtcctagctgcggttaggcaaggtgaaaaccctagggggtggtaaccctagaccctagggggtggtaaccctaggtggcggaaaaccctaaggggcggcaaccttaggtcctagggggtggtaaccctaggtgacggaaaaccctaaggggctacaaccttaggtcctagggggtggtaaccctaggtcgagaaaaaccctagggggcagtaaccctaggatCAGGCTGACTGGGCTGAGTCAGAAGAGCTTATCGATCGATCGGacctttatcggtcgaccgaacctcgtaTGGAGTTTGACCGGATTGAAGCGGAGTGAGAAGATCGGGCAGATCAGATAGGagggatcgcctgatcggtcgaccgcaccttgggatcggtcgaccaatccgcgtcgggtcaaacttgatcccgaagcttggggatctagatcagactttgcagagctataaaaggaggcctcgaggtgcagcttatAAACAACTCTCGAACAGAAGATCTCTTGTGCTCTAGTGTgctgctccgtacgcttcaacaacgccctgctgctccgacaatcagcaaccactcttaatatattgtattttgtcggtataatctttctttttaagcTCATACTTGTTCTCATctacttgtaaagatttgcgctatatagttgttgcccaccgaaagcagtcaacgaccgcgggccttcgagtaggagtcgagataggctccgaacgaagtaacttctcgtgtcttctgtgtttgtgttatttcttttccgctgcatttatttttacgattccgaaatcgattgtgaaagccacgagtgctattcaccccccccccctctagcgctttcgatccaacaattggtatcagagcgggggagctttgatctggtgcaaccaccaatcaagcatcttTTGTGGCATTTTTTGGTTTTAGGAGTCGATTGGAATCGGTATTCTTAccattttccaatttatttttcgTAATTAGATTTCTTGTTtgaggttggtgcaacactactcgagttcgtgttctatttttttcccgcactattaatccaagaccaagtcttggaataagttttttgtttatattgtGTACTAGGTTTTTAAATGGCCTATGAAGATGGATACAACACCGCAAACCTACCACTCTTGTCCAGCAAAAATTTTGGTTACTGGAAAGATcagatggagcaccaactgaaAACTCAAGTGGAGAcatggaccatagtccagatcGGATTCATTCTCCCAACTGAAGAAGGTGTAtccatcacctgtgacaagtgggatgcacaaacaataagaaaCTTCGAGACAAATGCAAAGGCAACATGTATTCTCCTAGGCGGACTAtcaaattcagagcttgatcgagtcGGAAGGTTCGACACtgctaaagagctttgggagaaactacTCAAACTTCATGAGGTTCCTTCAGAGTCAGAAATTGAACAAGACTGCGAACCCAAATACGAATctccagagtcaacctccgaaccagattcggaagaatcAGATCAGACCGATTTCATAACACTTATGGCTAGAGAGGAAATTGCTGAATCTGAGTCTGAACTCGAggtggcaacagtcaagggggaggatcctgtcaTGAATTTGAGAGGCAAGATTGTAAATTCAAAATGCAAATgtcacataacttgttttaagtgtagggagagagggcactataaaaACGAGTGTCCTACTCATAAGACTCGGCCGGTATAatcgaaggagaaggagaaaatgatcaaaagagggaaggaacaaattaaatgctccaaatgcaaacaaatgggtcactgcaaaagacaatgcccagaaagaagacccaataatccagagggagaaatcaaggtaaataaatttacattatatgaaaattcaGTTTTTACAACACATGATTGCAGTAGTTCAACTAATCTTGCTTGCTCAAGTATAGATTTTTCTTCAAAACTAGATACACATGCTAATAATACCatgattaaatttgattcatatataaacaagaataactcaaaattattaagtaaaaataagaaattaaccttaagaaaattaggaatacaaaataatagtttaaaagataaaattgataaattagagaagatcaaggttctaaaattcgctaggcgctagtcgggcggcagaccagtgcctagcgcctaggccgcctaggcggggactaggcgtcccttgtttcatgtggactgtggataatgttatatgtaaatctaaatgttgtcttaaacaatttca encodes the following:
- the LOC122041535 gene encoding vacuolar cation/proton exchanger 3-like: MMRPADEREGFAMEMETIASSSSPSTKIVSSELLHSRSLLNVAYSRIPWGILKGISKSIKVVIFSAKINILLPFGPLSIILHFLTKNHGLVFFFNLVGIIPLAERLGYATEQLATYTGHTVGGLLNATFGNATEMIIAIYALKSGMIRVVQQSLLGSILSNMLLVLGCAFFAGGVVHNKKDQFFNKAAAVVNSGLLLMAVMGLTFPAVLHFTRSEVHYGKSEVALSRFSSGVMLVAYASYLFFQLRSHQNSYHPISDEEGHIEDSDEDEPPELSQWESISWLAVLTLWISILSEYLVDVIEGASDALNLPLAFISVILLPIVGNAAEHASAIMFAMKDKLDISLGVAIGSSTQISMFVIPFTVVVGWVMGTQMDLNFQLFETATLFITVLVVAFMLQEGTANYFKGLMLILCYFIVAASFYFHTDPTESD